A section of the Osmia lignaria lignaria isolate PbOS001 chromosome 16, iyOsmLign1, whole genome shotgun sequence genome encodes:
- the LOC117600621 gene encoding ankyrin repeat domain-containing protein 13C isoform X1, whose product MAMAENLESEKYPLHKCIFQGDVKALSSLIRTYDIAEKDKQGNTPLHLAVMLGRKESVQLLLAHGAPVKVKNLAGWSPLAEAISYGDRQTISSLVRKLKQQAREQMEERRPNLVATLRQMGDFYMELKWDFQSWVPLVSRVLPSDVCKIHKSGASIRMDTTLVDFNDMRWERGDISFIFNGDQKPSKSLTVLDNKAKLFQRVRYEETELEIEDEVDILMSSDIMAVQMSTKGITFSRAQTGWIFREDKREMVGPFHADFYQINGMVLESRKRREHLSEEDLQKNKAIMESLTKGSSQGFANGKPPVRRASLNPPPESNITWEEYIMAPPGQCPLLGRNLVYKESSKSFKATVAMSPDFPLTVDMLLNVLEVIAPFKHFSKLREFVLMKLPPGFPVKIDIPILPTVTAKITFQEFAFRNDIDPHLFQVPSDYFEDPMRFPDL is encoded by the exons ATGGCCATGGCTGAGAACTTGGAAAGTGAAAAATATCCTTTACATAAATGCATATTTCAAGGAGATGTTAAAGCCTTAAGTTCTTTAATTAGAACCTACGATATTGCAGAAAAAGATAAACAAG gaaaTACACCGTTACATCTAGCTGTTATGTTAGGGAGAAAAG aATCAGTCCAATTGTTACTTGCACATGGTGCACCAGTAAAGGTAAAGAATTTGGCTGGCTGGAGTCCGCTTGCAGAGGCAATTAGTTATGGAGATAGACAAACTA TATCATCATTGGTACGAAAATTAAAGCAACAAGCAAGAGAACAAATGGAAGAAAGAAGACCAAATTTAGTTGCTACATTACGTCAAATGGGTGATTTTTATATGGAATTAAAATGGGATTTTCAAAGTTGGG TACCATTAGTTTCTCGAGTACTTCCTTCTGATGTTTGTAAAATACACAAGAGTGGAGCATCCATTAGAATGGATACTACCCTGGTAGACTTCAATGATATGAGGTGGGAAAGAGGAGACATATCGTTTATTTTTAATGGCGATCAAAAACCAAGCAAATCGTTAACAGTACTCGACAACAAAGCTAAACTTTTTCAAAGAGTGAGATACGAG GAAACAGAATTAGAAATAGAAGACGAAGTAGATATTCTTATGTCAAGTGATATCATGGCAGTGCAAATGTCGACAAAAGGTATTACATTTTCAAGAGCACAAACAGGTTGGATATTTCGTGAAGACAAAAGG gAGATGGTAGGACCTTTTCATGCCGATTTTTATCAAATCAATGGAATGGTTTTGGAAAGTAGGAAGCGACGAGAACATTTAAGTGAGGAAGATTTACAAAAGAATAAGGCTATTATGGAATCATTAACAAAAGGAAGTTCGCAAGGATTTGCAAATGGGAAG CCGCCTGTTAGAAGAGCTTCTTTAAATCCGCCACCGGAATCGAATATTACTTGGGAAGAATATATTATGGCTCCACCTGGTCAATGTCCACTACTTGGAAGAAATCTTGTTTATAAAGAAAGCAGTAAATCGTTTAAAGCAACAGTTGCTATGAGTCCAGATTTTCCATTGACTGTTGATATGCTACTGAATGTTTTGGAAGTAATAGCGCCGTTTAAACATTTCAGCAAATTAAGAGAATTTGTGCTTATGAAATTACCACCTGGATTTCCTGTAAAAATTGATATACCTATTTTACCGACGGTAACGGCAAAAATCACTTTCCAAGAATTTGCTTTTCGCAATGATATAGATCCACATTTATTTCAAGTACCGTCAGATTATTTCGAAGATCCTATGAG atTTCCTGATTTATGA
- the Rheb gene encoding ras homolog enriched in brain isoform X2, producing MPPKQRKIAIMGYRSVAFTKSTRVNSQDYEVKLVDTAGQDEYSIFPTQYSMDIHGYVLVYSITSAKSFEVVQIIYDKLLDITGKVHVPIVLVGNKTDLYVDRMITTEQGKRLADSWHAVFLETCAKKHESVADIFHTLLIEIEKADGNVQEKSNCIVS from the exons ATGCCACCAAAGCAGAGGAAAATAGCTATTATGGGTTATAGATCCGtag CATTTACTAAAAGTACCAGAGTAAATAGTCAAGATTATGAAGTTAAATTGGTAGACACAGCAGGTCAGGATGAATATAGTATATTTCCTACACAGTATTCTATGGACATCCATGGTTATGTCCTGGTATACAGCATAACCAGTGCAAAGAGTTTTGAAgttgtacaaattatttatgaCAAATTATTGGATATAACAGGAAAAGTCCA tgTTCCAATTGTATTAGTAGGAAATAAAACAGATTTGTACGTAGATCGAATGATAACAACAGAACAGGGCAAACGATTAGCAGACTCGTGGCATGCAGTTTTTTTAGAAACCTGTGCAAAAAAACACGAG TCTGTTGCGGATATTTTTCATACATTattgattgaaattgaaaaagcaGATGGAAATGTACAAGAAAAATCAAATTGCATTGTTTCTTGA
- the LOC117600626 gene encoding uncharacterized protein LOC117600626: MQTTTIQKRRTKVSISNLKKRVSGENVEKNEKEKNEVTKHKPMELKETTKYIQQMLSSNIDPYDKPLTWWETDHVRYAITYPPVKSRLQKLMGSYVIRLTDYKYMEKLASNLHLDYVEQQKIRIEKRKLPPPSIINRLLEISYKVLSEQIRDNKRNKIKLYV; this comes from the exons ATGCAAACGACAACGATACAAAAACGACGAACAAAAGTTTCTATAAGCAATCTGAAAAAACGCGTATCAGGTGAAAATgtcgagaaaaatgaaaaagaaaagaatgaagtGACAAAACATAAACCGATGGAGCTTAAAGAAACAACTAAATATATACAACAAATGTTATCCTCTAACATCGATCCTTATGATAAACCGTTAACATGGTGGGAAACGGACCATGTTAGATATGC GATAACATATCCGCCAGTAAAATCACGACTGCAGAAACTAATGGGAAGTTACGTCATTCGCTTAACAGATTATAAGTACATGGAGAAACTAGCATCAAATCTCCATTTAGATTATGTGGAACAACAAAAAATTcgtatagaaaaaagaaaattgccgCCTCCTTCGATTATTAATCGTTTATTGGAAATATCCTATAAAGTGCTCTCCGAGCAGATACGAGATAATAAacgcaataaaataaaattatacgtctga
- the LOC117600625 gene encoding uncharacterized protein LOC117600625 isoform X3 has translation MKLSLQFAILLSVLLITATEGLFFDYPKKVLSDFIHSLKAKKEAKKKPYENDIQHYHYHYYPIIYSLSDPPTKAPKKYELEKIHNEHLATLGWSSHEYKNIPEPKIKILPYSFNSWKDSLPWEYKTSELDFSETVNYDIDNDILVQVPFSQKIVIEHSNFDEKLKRSIL, from the exons ATGAAACTCTCGTTGCAA TTTGCCATACTTTTATCAGTATTATTGATTACTGCAACAGAAGGATTATTTTTTGACTA CCCAAAGAAAGTTTTGAGTGACTTTATACATTCACTAAAAGCAAAGAAAGAAGCAAAGAAAAAACCATATGAAAATGATATAcaacattatcattatcattattatccaATAATATATTCGCTATCTGACCCGCCCACAAAAGCGCCTAAAAAGTACGAATTAGAAAAGATTCACAA CGAACATCTCGCAACACTTGGATGGTCCAGTCACGAGTACAAAAACATTCCCGaacctaaaataaaaattcttccgTATTCATTCAACTCATGGAAAGATTCTTTACCATGGGAATACAAAACTTCAG AATTAGATTTTTCAGAAACGGTGAATTACGACATTGATAACGATATACTTGTACAAGTTCCATTCAGTCAAAAAATCGTCATTGAACATTCCAACttcgatgaaaaattgaaaaggagCATATTATAG
- the Rrp42 gene encoding exosome complex component Rrp42 isoform X2, with product MPQTHGSSRLRIGNTDILVGVKVELDTPHADKPNEGKLEFFVDCSATATPAFEGKGGDDLATEISNILTIAYQTRNAFDLRTLCILPNKKCWKIFVDVLILQCGGNLFDAVGTAVKAALYSTDIPKITAATLDGGEPDIQLSDDFYDCIQLDTTNYPIIVTLCKVGDNYIVDPTSEEEVCSASSIVMSVLPNGKISSVIKLGYGSIQSTTFKKILKMAQNVGLRLNGDLMKALKEENKLGRQKQIFGFLN from the exons ATGCCTCAAACTCATGGATCTTCAAGATTACGCATAGGAAATACAGATATACTTGTGGGTGTTAAAGTTGAGCTCGATACACCTCATGCTGATAAACCAAATGAAGGAAAATTGGAGTTTTTTGTTGATTG CTCTGCTACTGCCACCCCTGCATTTGAAGGAAAAGGAGGTGATGATTTAGCAACTGAAATAAgtaatattttaacaattgCTTATCAAACACGCAATGCTTTTGATTTAAGAACATTATGTATTTTACcaaataaaaaatgttggaaaataTTTGTTGATGTTTTG ATTCTACAATGTGGTGGTAACCTTTTTGATGCAGTTGGTACTGCAGTTAAGGCTGCATTATATAGTACAGACATACCAAAAATCACAGCTGCAACTCTTGATGGTGGAGAACCAGATATCCAGTTGTCCGATGATTTTTATGATTGTATTCAATTAGATACAACTAATTATCCAATCATTGTGACATTGTGCAAA GTCGGTGATAATTATATTGTGGATCCAACTTCAGAAGAAGAAGTATGCAGCGCAAGCAGTATAGTTATGTCTGTATTACCAAATGGTAAAATATCATCTGTAATTAAATTGGGTTATGGAAGTATTCAGTCTACTACCTTCAagaagatattaaaa ATGGCCCAAAATGTGGGACTGCGATTAAATGGAGATCTTATGAAagctttaaaagaagaaaataaacttGGACGACAAAAGCAAATATTTGGATTCCTTaactaa
- the Rrp42 gene encoding exosome complex component Rrp42 isoform X1: MAEIILSRGEKTFILHGIDADFRNDGRQRCEYRSIEIETKLMPQTHGSSRLRIGNTDILVGVKVELDTPHADKPNEGKLEFFVDCSATATPAFEGKGGDDLATEISNILTIAYQTRNAFDLRTLCILPNKKCWKIFVDVLILQCGGNLFDAVGTAVKAALYSTDIPKITAATLDGGEPDIQLSDDFYDCIQLDTTNYPIIVTLCKVGDNYIVDPTSEEEVCSASSIVMSVLPNGKISSVIKLGYGSIQSTTFKKILKMAQNVGLRLNGDLMKALKEENKLGRQKQIFGFLN, translated from the exons atggCCGAAATTATTTTAAGCCGCGGAGAAAAGACATTTATTCTTCATGGGATAGAT GCAGATTTTAGAAATGATGGTAGACAAAGATGTGAATATCGATCAATAGAAATTGAAACCAAATTAATGCCTCAAACTCATGGATCTTCAAGATTACGCATAGGAAATACAGATATACTTGTGGGTGTTAAAGTTGAGCTCGATACACCTCATGCTGATAAACCAAATGAAGGAAAATTGGAGTTTTTTGTTGATTG CTCTGCTACTGCCACCCCTGCATTTGAAGGAAAAGGAGGTGATGATTTAGCAACTGAAATAAgtaatattttaacaattgCTTATCAAACACGCAATGCTTTTGATTTAAGAACATTATGTATTTTACcaaataaaaaatgttggaaaataTTTGTTGATGTTTTG ATTCTACAATGTGGTGGTAACCTTTTTGATGCAGTTGGTACTGCAGTTAAGGCTGCATTATATAGTACAGACATACCAAAAATCACAGCTGCAACTCTTGATGGTGGAGAACCAGATATCCAGTTGTCCGATGATTTTTATGATTGTATTCAATTAGATACAACTAATTATCCAATCATTGTGACATTGTGCAAA GTCGGTGATAATTATATTGTGGATCCAACTTCAGAAGAAGAAGTATGCAGCGCAAGCAGTATAGTTATGTCTGTATTACCAAATGGTAAAATATCATCTGTAATTAAATTGGGTTATGGAAGTATTCAGTCTACTACCTTCAagaagatattaaaa ATGGCCCAAAATGTGGGACTGCGATTAAATGGAGATCTTATGAAagctttaaaagaagaaaataaacttGGACGACAAAAGCAAATATTTGGATTCCTTaactaa
- the LOC117600625 gene encoding uncharacterized protein LOC117600625 isoform X1 — MKLSLQFNFYNLQFAILLSVLLITATEGLFFDYPKKVLSDFIHSLKAKKEAKKKPYENDIQHYHYHYYPIIYSLSDPPTKAPKKYELEKIHNEHLATLGWSSHEYKNIPEPKIKILPYSFNSWKDSLPWEYKTSELDFSETVNYDIDNDILVQVPFSQKIVIEHSNFDEKLKRSIL; from the exons ATGAAACTCTCGTTGCAA ttcaatttttataatttgcagTTTGCCATACTTTTATCAGTATTATTGATTACTGCAACAGAAGGATTATTTTTTGACTA CCCAAAGAAAGTTTTGAGTGACTTTATACATTCACTAAAAGCAAAGAAAGAAGCAAAGAAAAAACCATATGAAAATGATATAcaacattatcattatcattattatccaATAATATATTCGCTATCTGACCCGCCCACAAAAGCGCCTAAAAAGTACGAATTAGAAAAGATTCACAA CGAACATCTCGCAACACTTGGATGGTCCAGTCACGAGTACAAAAACATTCCCGaacctaaaataaaaattcttccgTATTCATTCAACTCATGGAAAGATTCTTTACCATGGGAATACAAAACTTCAG AATTAGATTTTTCAGAAACGGTGAATTACGACATTGATAACGATATACTTGTACAAGTTCCATTCAGTCAAAAAATCGTCATTGAACATTCCAACttcgatgaaaaattgaaaaggagCATATTATAG
- the LOC117600625 gene encoding uncharacterized protein LOC117600625 isoform X2: protein MKLSLQFNFYNLQFAILLSVLLITATEGLFFDYPKKVLSDFIHSLKAKKEAKKKPYENDIQHYHYHYYPIIYSLSDPPTKAPKKYELEKIHNEHLATLGWSSHEYKNIPEPKIKILPYSFNSWKDSLPWEYKTSETVNYDIDNDILVQVPFSQKIVIEHSNFDEKLKRSIL, encoded by the exons ATGAAACTCTCGTTGCAA ttcaatttttataatttgcagTTTGCCATACTTTTATCAGTATTATTGATTACTGCAACAGAAGGATTATTTTTTGACTA CCCAAAGAAAGTTTTGAGTGACTTTATACATTCACTAAAAGCAAAGAAAGAAGCAAAGAAAAAACCATATGAAAATGATATAcaacattatcattatcattattatccaATAATATATTCGCTATCTGACCCGCCCACAAAAGCGCCTAAAAAGTACGAATTAGAAAAGATTCACAA CGAACATCTCGCAACACTTGGATGGTCCAGTCACGAGTACAAAAACATTCCCGaacctaaaataaaaattcttccgTATTCATTCAACTCATGGAAAGATTCTTTACCATGGGAATACAAAACTTCAG AAACGGTGAATTACGACATTGATAACGATATACTTGTACAAGTTCCATTCAGTCAAAAAATCGTCATTGAACATTCCAACttcgatgaaaaattgaaaaggagCATATTATAG
- the Rheb gene encoding ras homolog enriched in brain isoform X1 yields the protein MPPKQRKIAIMGYRSVGKSSLSIQFVEGQFVDSYDPTIENTFTKSTRVNSQDYEVKLVDTAGQDEYSIFPTQYSMDIHGYVLVYSITSAKSFEVVQIIYDKLLDITGKVHVPIVLVGNKTDLYVDRMITTEQGKRLADSWHAVFLETCAKKHESVADIFHTLLIEIEKADGNVQEKSNCIVS from the exons ATGCCACCAAAGCAGAGGAAAATAGCTATTATGGGTTATAGATCCGtag GCAAGTCATCATTGAGCATACAGTTCGTCGAGGGACAGTTTGTGGATTCATATGACCCTACTATAGAAAATA CATTTACTAAAAGTACCAGAGTAAATAGTCAAGATTATGAAGTTAAATTGGTAGACACAGCAGGTCAGGATGAATATAGTATATTTCCTACACAGTATTCTATGGACATCCATGGTTATGTCCTGGTATACAGCATAACCAGTGCAAAGAGTTTTGAAgttgtacaaattatttatgaCAAATTATTGGATATAACAGGAAAAGTCCA tgTTCCAATTGTATTAGTAGGAAATAAAACAGATTTGTACGTAGATCGAATGATAACAACAGAACAGGGCAAACGATTAGCAGACTCGTGGCATGCAGTTTTTTTAGAAACCTGTGCAAAAAAACACGAG TCTGTTGCGGATATTTTTCATACATTattgattgaaattgaaaaagcaGATGGAAATGTACAAGAAAAATCAAATTGCATTGTTTCTTGA
- the LOC117600621 gene encoding ankyrin repeat domain-containing protein 13C isoform X2: protein MAMAENLESEKYPLHKCIFQGDVKALSSLIRTYDIAEKDKQGNTPLHLAVMLGRKESVQLLLAHGAPVKVKNLAGWSPLAEAISYGDRQTISSLVRKLKQQAREQMEERRPNLVATLRQMVPLVSRVLPSDVCKIHKSGASIRMDTTLVDFNDMRWERGDISFIFNGDQKPSKSLTVLDNKAKLFQRVRYEETELEIEDEVDILMSSDIMAVQMSTKGITFSRAQTGWIFREDKREMVGPFHADFYQINGMVLESRKRREHLSEEDLQKNKAIMESLTKGSSQGFANGKPPVRRASLNPPPESNITWEEYIMAPPGQCPLLGRNLVYKESSKSFKATVAMSPDFPLTVDMLLNVLEVIAPFKHFSKLREFVLMKLPPGFPVKIDIPILPTVTAKITFQEFAFRNDIDPHLFQVPSDYFEDPMRFPDL from the exons ATGGCCATGGCTGAGAACTTGGAAAGTGAAAAATATCCTTTACATAAATGCATATTTCAAGGAGATGTTAAAGCCTTAAGTTCTTTAATTAGAACCTACGATATTGCAGAAAAAGATAAACAAG gaaaTACACCGTTACATCTAGCTGTTATGTTAGGGAGAAAAG aATCAGTCCAATTGTTACTTGCACATGGTGCACCAGTAAAGGTAAAGAATTTGGCTGGCTGGAGTCCGCTTGCAGAGGCAATTAGTTATGGAGATAGACAAACTA TATCATCATTGGTACGAAAATTAAAGCAACAAGCAAGAGAACAAATGGAAGAAAGAAGACCAAATTTAGTTGCTACATTACGTCAAATGG TACCATTAGTTTCTCGAGTACTTCCTTCTGATGTTTGTAAAATACACAAGAGTGGAGCATCCATTAGAATGGATACTACCCTGGTAGACTTCAATGATATGAGGTGGGAAAGAGGAGACATATCGTTTATTTTTAATGGCGATCAAAAACCAAGCAAATCGTTAACAGTACTCGACAACAAAGCTAAACTTTTTCAAAGAGTGAGATACGAG GAAACAGAATTAGAAATAGAAGACGAAGTAGATATTCTTATGTCAAGTGATATCATGGCAGTGCAAATGTCGACAAAAGGTATTACATTTTCAAGAGCACAAACAGGTTGGATATTTCGTGAAGACAAAAGG gAGATGGTAGGACCTTTTCATGCCGATTTTTATCAAATCAATGGAATGGTTTTGGAAAGTAGGAAGCGACGAGAACATTTAAGTGAGGAAGATTTACAAAAGAATAAGGCTATTATGGAATCATTAACAAAAGGAAGTTCGCAAGGATTTGCAAATGGGAAG CCGCCTGTTAGAAGAGCTTCTTTAAATCCGCCACCGGAATCGAATATTACTTGGGAAGAATATATTATGGCTCCACCTGGTCAATGTCCACTACTTGGAAGAAATCTTGTTTATAAAGAAAGCAGTAAATCGTTTAAAGCAACAGTTGCTATGAGTCCAGATTTTCCATTGACTGTTGATATGCTACTGAATGTTTTGGAAGTAATAGCGCCGTTTAAACATTTCAGCAAATTAAGAGAATTTGTGCTTATGAAATTACCACCTGGATTTCCTGTAAAAATTGATATACCTATTTTACCGACGGTAACGGCAAAAATCACTTTCCAAGAATTTGCTTTTCGCAATGATATAGATCCACATTTATTTCAAGTACCGTCAGATTATTTCGAAGATCCTATGAG atTTCCTGATTTATGA
- the LOC117600622 gene encoding LOW QUALITY PROTEIN: uncharacterized protein LOC117600622 (The sequence of the model RefSeq protein was modified relative to this genomic sequence to represent the inferred CDS: substituted 1 base at 1 genomic stop codon) has translation MSELILESTNTTDAINFKIMSILNPTLHHHDLLQSYVRAPVEGSSNSKQSEEPENLNEHSSSSLDSCLVRGSPEDINEGSLISDKKKRKKKKKRNDNKQEKRNSNKLSVESEMKIQKKKKXRRQDNGTRRHEEVYTDKDRAAAVNMGTKDIKQSLKMKQKHDRNLKFPEDTEPTAVLALGLREMRLGDIKVAMNCINKALELEPNDKNALIARSKCHLLLGEPDKALQDAESALQHKMKNVNMAKAIHCKAEALYHLGDFEMSLVYYYRGMRIRPEYLQFRLGVQKAKNAIENVLRKD, from the exons ATGAGTGAACTAATATTAGAATCCACGAATACCACGGAcgctattaattttaaaattatgagTATATTGAATCCAACTCTTCATCATCATGATCTTTTGCAAAGTTACGTGCGTGCACCTGTTGAAGGTTCTTCTAATTCAAAGCAATCTGAAGAACCAGAAAATTTAAATGAacattcttcttcctctttggATAGCTGTCTTGTCAGGGGATCTCCTGAAGACATCAATGAAGGTAGTCTAATTAGcgacaagaagaagaggaaaaagaagaagaagaggaacgacaataaacaagaaaaaagaaactctAACAAATTATCTGTTGAATcggaaatgaaaattcaaaagaaaaagaaatgacgcCGACAGGATAATGGTACTCGTCGTCACGAAGAAGTATATACGGATAAAGATCGAGCTGCAGCGGTAAATATGGGTACCAAAGACATCAAGCAATCattgaaaatgaaacaaaagcatgatagaaatttgaaatttcccgAAGATACTGAACCGACCGCAGTATTGGCCTTAGGATTACGTGAGATGCGTCTCGGTGATATAAAAGTCGCAATGAATTGTATTAATAAG GCATTGGAGCTTGAACCAAACGACAAGAACGCTTTAATAGCACGGAGTAAATGCCATCTTCTCTTAGGCGAGCCTGATAAAGCATTGCAAGACGCCGAGAGTGCACTAcaacataaaatgaaaaatgttaatatGGCTAAAGCGATACATTGTAAAGCAGAAGCTTTGTACCATCTCGGTGATTTTGAAATGAGTCTCGTGTATTATTATCGTGGAATGAGAATTCGTCCAGAATATTTACAATTTCGTCTCGGTGTTCAAAAAGCGAAAAACGCGATAGAAAATGTACTGCGTAAagattaa
- the ND-B17 gene encoding NADH dehydrogenase (ubiquinone) B17 subunit produces MEPTDIAKIDAVSIAGRVGRERERLIGMTDEERAWRARFVKSQELAPDEPIKPKGYDKLYYNPLRRFYRAPLNKVENALTPLLGEAAAIIVRNIIGRSIIGIFVIYGSWYYFKYNHATWMRQSGWRIMSSRPRVYPGTKDFPNFKAPMKPNEYATFGFENSPI; encoded by the exons ATGGAGCCTACTGACATTGCGAAGATAGATGCAGTATCAATTGCTGGTCGTGTTGGTAGAGAAAGAGAGCGTTTGATTGGTATGACAGATGAAGAACGTGCATGGAGGGCACGTTTCGTCAAAAGTCAGGAACTTGCACCAGATGAACCAATAAAACCAAAAGGATacgataaattatattataatcctCTTCGAAGATTTTATAGAGCACCATTAAACAAAGTTGAAAATGCATTAACTCCATTATTG GGTGAGGCTGCTGCAATTATTGTACGTAATATAATAGGAAGAAGCATAATTGGTATCTTTGTAATTTATGGTTCATGGTATTACTTCAAATATAATCATGCG acCTGGATGCGACAGTCTGGTTGGAGAATTATGTCATCACGTCCTAGGGTATACCCAGGAACTAAAGATTTTCCCAATTTTAAAGCTCCAATGAAACCTAATGAATATGCTACATTTGGCTTTGAAAACAGTCCCATATAA
- the ND-B17.2 gene encoding NADH dehydrogenase (ubiquinone) B17.2 subunit, with translation MAKLLGLDKVAKFFQIIRDNGGFLNSLRVLYRIDELKSGTLVGEDKYGNKYYENKSYFYGSNRWVIYSEKVGLNYDGSQVPAEWFGWLHYKTDLLPHQDPARPKYKWMIDHKPNLSGTYEAYMPYSTTKPKIQPWKPSQ, from the exons ATGGCGAAGTTATTGGGTTTGGATAAAGTTGCAaagttttttcaaataataagggATAATGGTGGTTTTTTGAATTCTCTGCGTGTTTTGTACag AATTGATGAATTAAAAAGTGGAACTTTAGTAGGCGAGGATAAATATGGAAacaaatattatgaaaataaatcataCTTCTATG GTAGTAATAGATGGGTTATATATTCGGAAAAAGTTGGCTTAAATTATGATGGCTCTCAAGTTCCAGCAGAATGGTTTGGATGGTTACATTATAAAACAGATTTGCTTCCACATCAAGATCCAGCACGCCCAAAATATAAATGGATGATAGATCATAAACCAAATTTGTCTGGTACTTATGAAGCTTATATGCCTTATAGTACAACAAAACCAAAAATTCAGCCTTGGAAACCATCACAATAA